The Alnus glutinosa chromosome 3, dhAlnGlut1.1, whole genome shotgun sequence nucleotide sequence TTCCCAACTGTAGAAAGTGTTACAGATGTTATTGAGATGCAACCAGTAGGCGTTATTGAAAGAAGAGTGAGGTTTGCCATTGATGATGAGTCTGACACTGATGCACGAGCTGGTATGGATGTGCAATTGCAAGAAGAGCTGGAAGATCTGTATACAGCTCAACAAGCTGGGACTGCATTCATACTGGGGCACTCGCATGTTCGCGCAAAGCACGGATCTTCTGTCCTGAAGCGACTGGCCGTCAACTTTGGATACAATTTCCTGAGGAGGAATTGCCGGGGGGCAGATGTGGCGCTCAAGGTGCCACCAGTGTCTCTTCTTGAGGTTGGCATGGTTTATGTTGTGTAGGCCACATAATGTAACTATTTTTGTTTGACGTAGAGGAACACCTGAAAGAAGTGTGCTGCAAGTATGATGAGTGTGCAGATTGAGGACTTTATGAAAATACACTAACTCTAGTTTCattcatgcatgatgcatcTGCCATCACATGTACTAATTAATGGGAAATGAGGTATATTAGTAtcataaaaatgtgaaaatctTGCATCTTATGTGGGGCGTGTCTAATCTTTTTCttatttggtttattttttttttttgttaccgtggacaacaatgatgaataatgtggaatcgaaaagagagagcaaaagaaaaacaaaacacagaTTTATGTGGTTCGACAATATGCTTACGTCCACAAGAGTGTGGCTATATTCAATAGTGGTTTAGAGTTacagcataacatatttataacaaaattcTACCGTACGACATATATAAAAATCTCTAAAATACCCTGTACCGTACCGCTAACTGGCCACTTTACTAGTACTTGTATTACTCACTATACTTAAGAGAATATGAGCCGCTTGTTCTAACAATTttgctttttaaataataattgcacTCTTATTAACTTTTATGGGatgtttacttataaaaaataaaaaaaataaaaacttttatgCGATGTTCAGCTGCTTGTTTATCTTTAACTTTAGTGCTTTTCGGTTGAATCTACAATAATTCCTAAAGGTTTAAAACTGAGTTAtgtttattaatgtattttgagaagcgtttttttttttaaaagaatattctAACATGTGAAaatatatttgtaaaattttaacaaacgtGGCCAATTCTCATAGCACCATTCTAATAATGATCTACAAAAGACCCAAGCAATTCCTTTCATCCGAATCAAAAAATAGTAATAGATAAGATGTCCAAAATGCTCTCCTTCCTCTCAACTTTAATAGTCTGGTAGAGTGCCACGTAGTTGTCTATGCACCACCACCATTTCCGAGTGGCGGCCATGTAAAGTACAAATCCACGTGGCTATAATTCAATGGTCCaaagtggcaaaaaaaaaaaaaaaaaatacacatacttGAACcaaatacaagcagcaggtaTATCGTTAATTGTTGTGCAGTGCAGAGAAGAGAGTCTGTTGACTGTTGTGTTAAGGAAGGGGAAGGCAAACATGGGACTGAGAGCTCTTCCCTTGACACCTCTCCGTAGCAATTTCCCTTCAAATTTTGGAGTGGCGCAAGACTTGTGTAACTATAGGTTCAACAAGACTTTAAAGTTCACAGTTTCAGCCAAAACAGAGAAGGGTGAAAAGGAAGAACCAAAGAAGAGCAACCAGTCTTTGTTTAGCAACATAACCGAAGCTCTCGATTTCTCTCAAGTTCGATCTGCTGAGGATGCCGAGCTTCTGGCCGAGGCAAGAGAAGCCACCAAGTCTGGAGAGAAAATGACCAGGGAACAGGTAACTTTACTTTTGTGTGTATATTTGGCTTGGAATTCATCTTCATTATGTATTCTTTGTCTGTGTGTGGACAAGCTAATTTGGATTTTGGCTAATGCGTACTAAGCGCGTGTGCGCGTGCAATTATGattaacaatttttgacacaatttACGAGCACGAacccaatataaaattaacgGGTTAAGATCGAGCCCGACTCGTGAACATGAATTGTCACCCGTAGGTGCAACATGGGGTAACAGGGTTTTCTGTGTCATGCAGTATGGGGCTCTTAGAAGGAAAATTGGAGGAACATACAAGGATTTCTTCAAGTCCTATATCGAGGGTATGTAGCTTAAACTCTGCAATTTGTTTTGAAGCCCACTAAGTTTCGAGCCATAATCTTTAATAATCTTTCTTCTTTGTATTTGATATTAGTGGATGGGCAATATGTTGAAGAGGGGTGGGTTGACAAAACGTGCAAGGTTTGCAAGAAAGATACCAAGGGTGAACCAAGGCAAGTGGACAAGTTGGGAAGATATGTTCATGTAGCATGTTTGGAGAGGTCCAAATCTGGAAACTTTTTTACCAGACTTTTCTCAGGTTGAAGACGATGGTTTGgtgataaagttttctttttctggttatTACAATTGATATAGCATGGTGGAAGAGAATTGCATTTGTACTCTATACCCTAAAAGCTCTATCTAGACAATTCAATTAGcattgctccttttttttttttttttttttttttttttttttttctttctttctttcttttaaaaaaaaaataataatttttttttctttttatgctaGAACTCTTGTTCTTCAATTTTGGCCCCATCTAATATTACCATctcatgcttttctttttttcttcttaatgggtgatttgaaaaatacatTGATTCAAGGAATACACACTAAACCTACAAACCACTCTTATTATTCAGAGgtgattgttagaatattaattaaatgattaaatctttaatttttttattaggttaAGCTTTTATAATAAGCGGTGACTTAACACCATTCACATAGACATTTTCTCTAAGCATTATGGATACATGCAAAGACGGAACCATGAATTCTTATCGATGGGGGTCATGGGGCCATATATAGCATGAATGATAATATGTTAAGATAGGGGGACCAAAGAATAGATTAGAAATATACTAAGATTGAAGATtaaatcaatatataaaaaataaaactagtaTCAATAcaagcaaaagaaaatgtacaaaataattatttcttaatatatttcaattttcaattcaatCACTTATCAAAATGGAACCTTCAATTCTTTTATGTCCCACAAATAATCTATAATTGAATATGTACTAAATTTCGTAACaatttatcttttgatatacAACAACATCAAGGAAATAGTTAAAAACTCATCTTCGATTGTGTTTTGAAGcttaattttgacaatattcATAGTTGAAAGTGTTCATTTTGTAGTTGCGGTAGCAACGGAAAAGGTAAGCACAAGTAGAACAACTCGATAAACAATTAAGTTGACAGACAGTTGATCACTTGATCTTTGAGTGCATACCAACCATTAACACAATTAAGAAATATTTGATAATCCCCATAAATATAAATGTTGAACAACGTCATATTAATCCCAAATAGATAACAAACTGTTTAGTGACTAAAaagttctgattttttttttgacatgttcacacGAGAGGGGGGAggaagattcgaactagtgactttcGTTTCATGGGGCGTGGTCCTCaaccgattgaactaccccttggaaaaaaaaaataaaaaaataaaaaaaattctaaatttcatGTTCAGGGAAAAATTTTATTCTCTTGATATTGCTAGGTTACTGTTTGagttatgttaaaatattaattaaatagttatattaattatttataaatttttaaaagaattgcTTTTAACCATTTTTCTAACACTTTTCACGAACCTGCGTAAAACAGAGGAATGTGAGTCTGTTGGACTCCCACGACCGGTTTGAGAGATAAATAGTACGTTGCAGAACACATGATGGTATCGTTATATTATTAGAccgtttgtatgaaattttattttttccccggTCCCAATTAATTTTCATTTACGCAACCGTCAAGGTCGCCGTCCTGTGACCTTGGACCATAACTACGGTATACCAATCAAGTTACCACATATAACCCTTGGATTTTGGCGGGAAATCCTACCCCTACTTAACCACCAGTTTTAGCGCGCACTGAAGTGACagactcagagagagagagagattcagagaTGGTGGGTCTACCGTACGATCTACTGGCGAACCCATTGGGAGCCGTCCGATTGACGTTCGAGAAGGCGGTGGCCGCCTCGGGATTCGAAACGGACGGGAGGGACTGGGGGGCCGTCGATCTCTTCCGCCAGTTCCTCTTCGACCAAGGCTGCCTCTCTCAGGTCTTCCTCTTCTCCTTCAACAAATTTCTAGGGCTCTACTAGAATCAATTATATAATTGTTTCTAAaattgctccttttttttttctttaaagaaGAGAAATGCAATCCAtccttgatttattttattttatttttaattaagattgatctaaGAGTGGATTATGCCTACAGAATGCTAGGAGAATGCAAATAGCATGTCTCttaaaaaaacttcttttatttatttcttgccATTTCTTAACAGCTAGATCCTGGGTTTTATATCAATTTgattgcttttttcctttttcggGCTTTAATCTGaataattaatgtaattttagTCCTAAATATAGTGGATTTATCACAGAGACAATTCATTAAGACTTGGGTCTAATAGCAAATTGATTGATTTTCTTCTTTGCGGGCTTTAATTTGAAAAACTAATGTAATATTAGTCCTAATTATTGTAAAATTATGACGAAGATTATTGATTAAGACTTGACTGGCTGTTGTGTGTCATTTTAGGTCCCGATTCTTAACGGTGACACTATCAGATGGTTACAGCCCAAAACTCTGGTTCGGTTCCGGGGAATGGTACAAGACATGTTGGGTAATGAGTTTTATGTCGGTGCATATAAGGTAACTCCCTATTTTTTGGCCTTCTGATGATGATTTCTGAGTGAACTGCCTCAAGCACAAAATTTTCATGCTAATGACTGTTGTTTTTCTTCAAGGATGGGTCGGTATGGCGAACCAACAAGTTTACGGATGTTTCCCAGTTCCCTATTGCTGCTTCCCAGTTCCCTATTGCTGCTTCTTCAGCCAATATGCGAGTTTGGGAACGCCGTCTGCTTTACTGTGTTCCTGTGAGTTATCTatactagcaattttttttttcctgtgttcAGCTTGTATTTTTAATCCTAAGACATAAGCATATTACTAAGTGTATTGTATTGGAGTTGTTATTATGAGGGCTTATCAGTTATCTAGAGGAACTCGATTGCAGCCAGCTAACATAGAAAACCATCTTCTATGTTATCTATTTGAATTTACTTTCAGTTTTGAATTAAGGTTCTGCATGAAATGAAAACCATGACTTAGCTCGTCTTGGGttgttcttttttgtgtttttcttgttttaaggTTCCAGGGCAGAATTCTTGGACTGAACCATCTTCTGAATCAGTGTTGAATCGATGTATTGATTCCACATCCCAACAGAGAGAGAAGCGCAggagagtggatgatgaagctATTGATCACATGGATATGCTTGTAAGTTCCCTGTAACTGTATCTCTTATTTGTTCTTTTCATTGAGCTAGCTGCTCAAGAATAATCTTGTGGTGAGTACGAAAGGGTATGGTCTTACGTTCCTGTGGTCTTGTTTGGCTTGGCTTCAATATAGTCATGCATCAGTATGCTAGTTGGGGAAGTTTTATGGGGTTAACGTCTTACTCAATCCGTGTGTGAGTGGGGTATGGCCCTGCGTTTGAGGGTTCCCCgccattaaaagaaaaaagtgtagGTACACTGATCAgacacatttttattttggaccttTTTCAGATGGTTAAAAATCTGATTGATTGATGATTTCTTGGGTCTTTAGGAACTGCTCAGCTGCTGTCTGCTTCACAATATGATTTCCCATGTCCTTGATTTATCTGACATACCATATTGATGTCAGGTCTCTGATGATGGGGTTCAAGGTTCTCCTAGTACCAAAAAGATGGTGAGTAGAGATGATTCTGATTAAgcattttatttgatttttttatccCTTTCCTTTCCATTGGATGGATAAGAATAATCTGAATTTTTGGAATCTGTAagtcaattgattttttttttatctggtCTGCCTCGCCTGAAGTTCAAATATGTTTAGAACCATGAAATTTCTGGGTTCTTTGATTAAAGGGAAACGTGTCATGGACTGGCTTGATCTTTAGGGGCTTTACATGGCTCTCTTGGCTAAATTGCATTTCTTCCTGGACAAACATGAACTGGTTCTTCGACTTGACAAATTCTGTGGTTTATATGATCCAATTCCTTTGGACTTTGCACATGTCTCTTGATCTTTAGGGGCTTTACAGAGTTCTTGTGGCTAAATTGCATTTCTTCCTGGACATACATGGACTGGCCATTCAACTTGACAAATTCTGTGGTTTCTATCATCCAATTCCTTTTGACTTTGGCACACAGCTGATATGTTGAATCAATTGTTTGCCACATGCACTTTATGTTTCCTTTGAATAGATTACATCACGATCtatacttcatttttattttaatgaattgTAGGCTCCTGATCAAGAATTGTatgttcatttaatttctttatctatGCTAGAAAGAGGATGAACAACCTTCCGTGTCTTCTCAGAATCATGAGTCCATAACTGAAAGCTGTCGCTCTAATATGAGTATGGTACCTGCCATTGACAGAGATTCTCTTCCTTGCCTTGTTAAGGTAAGTGGCTCGTCAATTTTGTTCCTTTAACTTAATGCTAATATTACTAATATAAATGGTGTTGAACTGAAtttgttttctcatttatcCCTTAAGTTTGTGAAATTTCTGAAAGTACTTTATTATGCAGATATATGATTCTCCGGAGTCTGACTTAAAACTGAATGATGTTTTTGAGTTCATTGGAGTCCTCACTTTGGACTCAGAGCTTCAAGCAGACAAGCATCATGATGAGCTCTCTAATGGTTTTTGTGAAGATGTCTTGGTTCATTTGCCCCCTAACAAGGTATTTGACCCCTTACAAATGCAAATTTGTTATTGGGTTTTCACTGTATATGTTGTTGGCACCTAACTATACTCTAAATAACAGCTGAATTGTGCTTCTGCAATCTAATTAGATAATGAGTAATGTGACTGTCAAATCTTCGCCATATATCAGTCTATACAGAACTATCTTGTCCTCTTGTGGCACCTTATTTAGTTGCAtcctcaccttttttttttttgttctgtaTTTTTTGGTGTAGGTACCACGCCTCCATTGTCTTATTCACAGGAAGCTTTCAGCTTCTGACTTTCTCAATTGTTCCCCCATGTTGGAGGTGATTTTATACACCTTAGTTTTATTCCATCCCTCTGAATGATTGTTAATCTACTTTATGTCTGTTGCCTTTTCAGTCATATCAGATCTTAGTGTTTCCTTTTTAAATCTTTTCTTGTCTTGCGTTGTTTAACTATTGTGTACTATATGTTCCTACAGTCAAAGCCCAATTTTGTCAAAGAGATGAGGGAGGCTCTGTTGAGGCATCTAACAGCCGTTCTTGGCAATGATGGTCTAGCTGCTCATTTCATGTTGTTGCATCTTCTGTCCAGGGTAAGTGATTTCCTTTCATGATAATGATGTTTTGTAATTATTCTTGTTAAACTTTCGTGTTTCACTAGTCCATATCTTGTCTCAGTGATCTTAATTAAGATAGTTCCTTCTCCATATCTCCTGCACCTATGGGttaaatttatgagattttCTTGAGCAGGTGCATGCTAGAGTAGACGCTGTTGCTGTGGGCAAGCTTTCACTAAATCTCACTTGTTTAAGCAAAGAAAGTGCGTCTCTGTTTGGCAGTCAACTTAGCCTTGCTTTCAGAAACCTCTTACCTTTCACACATAGCATACTCCTCACGGTGGAGTATCTTAACTCTGTATCACTTGCACCAAAAAAGGATTACGAGACAGACAGGTAGTCAGATTTATCACTTTGTGACTAGGAAATCATTCTGCCTTTAATTAGTGGCCTGATATTTACAactataaattctctcatagaTTTTTTACATTCTAACGTGTTTATGTTCCAGACTGATAACTGGAGTTCTGCAGCTAGCTGAGGGCTCACACGTGATCGTTGATGAGACCCAATTGGAAGCAGGGACCCTCAACTCTGTTGGGGTAGAAAATGCAAGGTTATTAAAAAATCTGACGGAGCTGCAAAAGGTAATTCTTTTATCATTTATATTATGATGTTTGTGTGTATATTCCGTATATCTTATATATAGCTCTATGTGAATTGGGAGAGATTTGTTGGACTGCTTAATGAACAAATGTACAGAAACTCGCACTCATTTATCTCCTAAAGTTAAAATACATCACCTCAAATATCACCAGCACCTGTGCTTCATGGAGCTACTGTTTGAGAGTAGCTCACAACCACTTTATTGAAAGTAAgatcttgatatatatattaaaaatctaTTTGTTCGCAGGTGGAATATGATTTTAAGTACTATAAAATGGAGATGGCAGCTGATGTCCAATTGCTAAATCTTTCTGAGGGGAAATCAAATATCTTGCCAGCTGATGTAGTTATACCTTTCCAGCCTTCTTCAGTGGGTTCATCTGAAGTTGTGGCTGCACAAGCACTAGAAGCTTGGAGATGGTACTTGGCTACAGTTAAATCATTGCCACATTCTATTGATTCAGAAATGCAGAAGGTATGAGTTAGCTTGATGTCATTCTTGATAAACAAATTCCTCTGGAAAAGAGGCTTTGGCTCAGGAACATAGTCATAAAAATCATAAAGCCTTTCTCTTTGTGTGGTCAGAGAACATTTTTGAGCATTCATATGTAGCATTCATGACTAATGAATGCTACATGTCTGGTTTGGATGATATAATATAGATGCACCTGCCATAAAATTATTcgtcaatcatttcttacttgTGTTGATTTTCCctactcatctttggattaagAGTCGAGATGG carries:
- the LOC133864695 gene encoding uncharacterized protein LOC133864695 translates to MGLRALPLTPLRSNFPSNFGVAQDLCNYRFNKTLKFTVSAKTEKGEKEEPKKSNQSLFSNITEALDFSQVRSAEDAELLAEAREATKSGEKMTREQYGALRRKIGGTYKDFFKSYIEVDGQYVEEGWVDKTCKVCKKDTKGEPRQVDKLGRYVHVACLERSKSGNFFTRLFSG
- the LOC133862450 gene encoding mini-chromosome maintenance complex-binding protein, translating into MVGLPYDLLANPLGAVRLTFEKAVAASGFETDGRDWGAVDLFRQFLFDQGCLSQVPILNGDTIRWLQPKTLVRFRGMVQDMLGNEFYVGAYKDGSVWRTNKFTDVSQFPIAASQFPIAASSANMRVWERRLLYCVPVPGQNSWTEPSSESVLNRCIDSTSQQREKRRRVDDEAIDHMDMLVSDDGVQGSPSTKKMKEDEQPSVSSQNHESITESCRSNMSMVPAIDRDSLPCLVKIYDSPESDLKLNDVFEFIGVLTLDSELQADKHHDELSNGFCEDVLVHLPPNKVPRLHCLIHRKLSASDFLNCSPMLESKPNFVKEMREALLRHLTAVLGNDGLAAHFMLLHLLSRVHARVDAVAVGKLSLNLTCLSKESASLFGSQLSLAFRNLLPFTHSILLTVEYLNSVSLAPKKDYETDRLITGVLQLAEGSHVIVDETQLEAGTLNSVGVENARLLKNLTELQKVEYDFKYYKMEMAADVQLLNLSEGKSNILPADVVIPFQPSSVGSSEVVAAQALEAWRWYLATVKSLPHSIDSEMQKVVENDLVAARQADRSIGSHDFNRWLTMGRLMSLSFGETCLSLEHWQMVMELERLRRERFK